One window of the Pradoshia eiseniae genome contains the following:
- a CDS encoding SH3 domain-containing protein, translated as MKKQISIHICIMMILCLVFSQYPIYTEAAGYSSKVTADILNVRSKANTTSSIKFKIKKGTTVTVSAEQGSWSYITYGKQNGWVSSKYLSSKTNSLGTYYVSATSLNVREKASSSSKNIASVKKNTALTLLKKSGSWGQVKLSNGKTGWVSLQYLTKTKPTTTTTNLGTYYVTATNLNVREKASSSSKNIASVKKNTSLTLLKKSGSWGHVKLSNGKSGWVSLQYLTQTKPAATAANLGTYYVTAPTLNLREKASASSKLITSVKKDSAVTLLKKSGSWGQIKLSNGKIGWVSLQYLTKTKPTTTTTNLGTYYVTATNLNVHEKASSSSKNIASVKKDTSLTLLKKSGSWGHVKLSNGKTGWVSMQYLTQTKPAAVATNIGTYYVTASTLNLREKASASSKLITSVKKDSAVTLLKKSGTWGQIKLSNGKTGWVSLQYLTQTKPAATAANLGTYYVTASSLNLREKASASSKLITSVKKDSAVTLLKKSGSWAQIKLSNGKTGWVSLQYLTQTKPAATATNLGTYYVTASSLNLREKASASSKLITSVKKDSAVTLLKKSGTWGQIKLSNGKTGWVSLQYLTKTKPATTTATLGTYYVTATSLNVREKASSSSKAIASVKKNTALTLLKKSGTWGQVKLSNGTTGWVSLQYLSAKKTENIAVPTEYVYLASKASIYQDASTKSPVLASASKGEKAGKLSVKNGFTQVKLNSGIIGWVSSSVLTTKTVKGKTIVIDPGHGGHDAGAVGILLGTKEKDIALSTANQLATLLRNAGANVIMTRSTDVYLTLPTRASISNNNKADAFVSIHYNATPIGNAYGIETFYYHAPHTSLASSLQQEMIKTTGLRDRGVKKKGYTVLSQNNRPAALVELGFLSTPSEEKIIAQTSHHRKAAQGILNGLNVFFSK; from the coding sequence AAAGTGACAGCGGACATCCTAAACGTCCGCTCAAAGGCCAATACAACATCCTCAATCAAATTTAAGATCAAAAAAGGAACAACAGTCACAGTCTCAGCTGAGCAAGGCAGCTGGTCTTACATAACCTATGGCAAGCAGAATGGATGGGTATCGAGCAAATACCTCTCATCTAAGACTAATAGTCTCGGAACCTATTATGTAAGCGCCACTAGCTTAAACGTTAGGGAGAAAGCTTCCTCTTCTTCTAAGAATATCGCTTCCGTGAAAAAGAACACCGCTCTCACCTTGCTCAAGAAAAGTGGCTCCTGGGGGCAGGTCAAATTAAGCAATGGGAAGACCGGATGGGTTTCCTTACAGTACTTAACGAAGACGAAGCCTACCACGACAACAACTAATCTCGGCACCTACTATGTAACCGCCACTAACCTGAATGTCCGTGAGAAAGCTTCCTCTTCTTCTAAGAATATCGCTTCCGTGAAAAAGAACACCTCTCTCACCTTGCTCAAAAAAAGTGGCTCCTGGGGACACGTTAAATTGAGTAATGGCAAATCCGGATGGGTTTCCTTGCAGTATTTAACACAGACGAAGCCTGCTGCAACGGCGGCTAATCTTGGTACCTATTATGTCACGGCTCCTACTCTTAATTTGCGTGAGAAAGCTTCGGCTTCTTCCAAGCTCATCACTTCTGTGAAGAAGGACTCAGCTGTCACTCTATTGAAGAAAAGCGGCTCTTGGGGGCAAATTAAATTAAGTAACGGAAAAATCGGATGGGTTTCCTTGCAGTATTTAACAAAGACGAAGCCTACCACGACAACAACTAATCTCGGCACCTACTATGTAACCGCCACTAACCTGAATGTGCATGAGAAAGCCTCCTCTTCTTCCAAGAATATCGCTTCCGTGAAGAAGGATACCTCTCTCACCCTGCTCAAAAAAAGTGGTTCTTGGGGACACGTTAAATTGAGTAATGGCAAAACCGGATGGGTTTCCATGCAGTATTTAACACAGACGAAGCCTGCTGCAGTTGCGACTAATATCGGTACCTATTATGTCACGGCTTCTACTCTTAATTTGCGTGAAAAAGCTTCAGCTTCTTCCAAGCTCATCACTTCTGTGAAGAAGGATTCAGCTGTCACTCTATTGAAGAAAAGCGGCACATGGGGGCAAATTAAATTAAGTAACGGAAAAACCGGGTGGGTTTCCTTGCAGTACTTAACGCAGACGAAGCCTGCTGCAACGGCGGCTAATCTCGGTACCTATTATGTCACGGCTTCCAGCCTTAATTTGCGCGAGAAAGCCTCGGCTTCTTCCAAGCTCATCACTTCTGTGAAGAAGGACTCAGCTGTCACTCTTTTGAAGAAAAGCGGCTCTTGGGCGCAGATTAAATTAAGCAATGGCAAAACTGGGTGGGTTTCCTTGCAGTACTTAACGCAGACGAAGCCTGCTGCAACGGCGACTAATCTTGGAACCTATTATGTCACGGCTTCCAGTCTTAATTTACGTGAAAAAGCTTCGGCTTCTTCCAAGCTCATCACTTCCGTGAAGAAGGACTCAGCTGTCACTCTTTTGAAGAAAAGCGGCACCTGGGGGCAGATTAAATTAAGTAATGGAAAAACCGGTTGGGTTTCCTTGCAGTACTTAACAAAGACGAAGCCGGCCACAACAACAGCTACCCTCGGCACCTACTATGTAACCGCGACTAGCTTGAACGTTCGTGAGAAAGCCTCATCCTCTTCTAAAGCAATCGCTTCCGTGAAGAAGAACACCGCTCTCACCCTGCTCAAGAAAAGCGGCACTTGGGGACAAGTCAAATTAAGCAACGGCACGACCGGTTGGGTTTCCTTGCAATACTTATCGGCTAAGAAGACAGAAAATATTGCCGTACCAACAGAATATGTATATTTAGCCAGCAAAGCATCCATCTATCAAGATGCCAGCACGAAATCTCCCGTATTAGCGTCCGCTTCTAAAGGAGAAAAAGCAGGAAAGCTAAGTGTGAAGAATGGCTTCACACAAGTGAAACTGAACTCTGGCATTATTGGCTGGGTATCCTCTAGCGTACTTACTACGAAGACCGTAAAAGGGAAGACCATTGTCATTGATCCAGGTCATGGTGGCCATGATGCGGGTGCCGTTGGCATACTTCTGGGGACAAAGGAAAAGGACATCGCACTAAGTACGGCAAATCAATTGGCGACCCTGCTCCGCAACGCAGGTGCCAATGTCATTATGACCCGCTCAACAGATGTTTACTTGACTCTTCCCACTCGTGCAAGTATCAGTAACAATAACAAAGCGGATGCCTTTGTCAGCATTCACTACAATGCAACACCTATCGGCAATGCATATGGGATTGAAACCTTTTATTATCACGCCCCGCACACAAGCCTTGCCAGCTCCCTCCAACAAGAAATGATCAAAACAACGGGACTCAGGGATCGCGGCGTGAAGAAGAAAGGATATACGGTCTTATCTCAGAATAATCGCCCAGCTGCTCTCGTGGAGCTAGGATTCCTGTCGACTCCATCTGAGGAAAAGATTATTGCGCAAACCAGCCACCACAGAAAAGCAGCGCAAGGAATCCTCAATGGATTAAACGTCTTTTTCAGTAAATAG